The window TACAACATGAGTAGAGAGTAGGACACATTTCTCATCGCTAACTTTAGAAATTAAGTTTCGAAAGCGTAACCGTTCTTCTGGATCTAATCCAACTGTTGGTTCATCAAATATAAGAAGAGTAGGATCGCCAATTAATGCTTGAGCAATTCCTATCCTTTGCTTCATACCATGAGAGTACGTTTTTACTTTTTCATTTGCTTTAGGAAGTAAATTTACTTCTTCCAATACATGCATGATATGCTCTCGCCGAACTTTTTTGTTTTTAACTCCTTTCATAACTGCTATATAGTTTAAAAACTCATAAGCAGTTACTTGTGGATAAACGTGAAAGTGTTGTGGTAAGTAACCAACGCTAGAGCGGATATGGTTTGCTTCCTTTGTTAATGGTTTTCCATTTACGAAAATATCCCCACTTGAGGGAGCGAGAAGTGTTGCTAGTATTCTCATAAAAGTTGTTTTTCCAGCGCCGTTTGGGCCAAGTAGTCCAAGAACCCCTTTTGAAAAAGTGAAGCTTACATCATCTAGGGCATTAAATGAATTATATATTTTTGTTAAACTTTTCACTTCAATCATTTTCCATACTTCCTGACTTCATTTTTTACAATAATTATAACGAATCAAGTGAGGAAAAAGTTTAACTTTAGGAAAAATAAAAAACGACCAAATTTTGGTCGCTGAATAGTTAACGATATTAAACTTAGCCTCTCCACCTTAACGCGATGGTTAAGTTACAACAATTTTTATCACCTGTAAGTTTTAAATTAATTCCGTCGGGGTTGTATGTTACATCTACACTAGAGTGTATGCCAGTTGTTTTTAACAGTTCATCTACTTTTTTGGTGTCAGATTCTTGTGCCGCACTCATGACAGATATTGCAAAATCTTTAGATTCAGCTAAGCGGTCTAAAACAAGACTAGCCTCTCTCATTAACTCTTGCATTTCATGTGCGGATTCGGTAAACATGGTCGGATCCACTTCTGGATATGGGCGCTGTGCAAAAGGATTATAATATTGATAATAATTTTGCCAATAGTTTTGTTGATTAGGGTGTGTTCGATAATTGGTAGTAGAAGCTTGGTGTACGTGCGGCTGAACAAATGGGTTAGCTGGGTATTGCATAGGAGAATAACTTGGTATTGAATGGTGGTACATCATTTTCCACTCCTTCCGAAAACATTTCTTTCATAGCCTATGTGAGAGGCAGGAGGAGGGAAAGTTGTCATCCTGTATTATTTGTCTTTACTATTAATTTTTTGATTGTTGACGATGTTCACAGATATTTTTCTTGGAATGATGGCTAATATACTTTAGTTAAAATAATAAATACGATTCGTTTATTGGTAAA is drawn from Bacillus alkalisoli and contains these coding sequences:
- a CDS encoding ABC transporter ATP-binding protein; this translates as MIEVKSLTKIYNSFNALDDVSFTFSKGVLGLLGPNGAGKTTFMRILATLLAPSSGDIFVNGKPLTKEANHIRSSVGYLPQHFHVYPQVTAYEFLNYIAVMKGVKNKKVRREHIMHVLEEVNLLPKANEKVKTYSHGMKQRIGIAQALIGDPTLLIFDEPTVGLDPEERLRFRNLISKVSDEKCVLLSTHVVSDIESSCHDLVVLNKGKKVFGGTVADLKEKARCKVWEVPVKSTSDSLGYTVLQMKEENGQLFVYLLADEKPYQYAKAIEPTLEDGYMDLLEELK